One genomic window of Pseudomonadota bacterium includes the following:
- a CDS encoding PAS domain-containing protein, producing the protein MSAIQWKLPETLQLLYDYWQSKRRSGALPRYADIDVAEIPLVLPHLVLIEPIGNGGDFRYLYSGSTLIDAVGVDNTGRLMSEGLPAGPYLDYLLGIHREVLTEGRPLFAESSFRGPLLSDRWTSRLILPTTGAGTAVGMLVLAQLVSQRSADSAARPYGQSADFEEGVRVLLE; encoded by the coding sequence TTGTCCGCGATTCAGTGGAAGCTGCCGGAGACCTTGCAGCTCCTCTACGACTATTGGCAGAGCAAACGCCGAAGCGGAGCGCTGCCGCGCTATGCGGACATCGACGTAGCGGAAATTCCGTTGGTGCTGCCGCATCTGGTGCTGATCGAGCCGATCGGGAACGGCGGGGATTTCCGCTATCTCTATTCCGGGTCGACGCTCATCGACGCGGTCGGCGTCGACAACACGGGCAGGCTCATGAGCGAGGGCCTGCCGGCCGGCCCCTATCTCGACTATCTTCTCGGCATCCACCGCGAGGTCTTGACCGAGGGCCGGCCGCTCTTCGCCGAAAGCAGCTTTCGCGGACCGCTTCTGTCCGACCGCTGGACATCGCGGCTCATCCTGCCGACGACCGGAGCCGGCACGGCCGTGGGAATGCTGGTGCTGGCGCAGCTCGTCAGCCAGCGCAGCGCGGATTCTGCGGCACGGCCCTACGGGCAAAGCGCCGAT
- a CDS encoding PAS domain-containing protein: MAPIQWKLPETLQSLHDYWRAKRIGAALPPSGTIAVAELPQLAADLMLLEPIAAGDDFRYRVMGEAVIQATGIDCTGRRMREVLKPGPYLDYLLGLNREVLHEKRPLYSESSFRAERLSNRWTCRLILPLAGEGEAVGMIMAAQVFGGLSPSTPAPPFSESAEFEEGVRVLLD, from the coding sequence GTGGCACCGATTCAGTGGAAGCTTCCGGAGACGCTGCAGTCGCTTCATGACTATTGGCGTGCCAAGCGCATCGGTGCGGCCCTACCGCCAAGCGGGACCATCGCAGTGGCCGAGCTGCCTCAGCTCGCGGCAGATCTGATGCTGCTCGAGCCGATCGCGGCCGGCGATGATTTCCGCTACCGGGTGATGGGCGAGGCGGTCATCCAGGCGACCGGGATCGATTGCACCGGCCGCCGCATGCGCGAGGTCTTGAAGCCCGGCCCCTATCTCGACTACCTCCTCGGCCTCAACCGCGAGGTCTTGCATGAAAAGCGGCCGCTCTACTCGGAGAGCAGCTTCCGCGCCGAGCGCCTGTCCAACCGCTGGACGTGCCGGCTGATCCTGCCGCTGGCGGGCGAGGGCGAGGCCGTCGGGATGATCATGGCGGCCCAGGTCTTCGGCGGCTTGAGCCCATCCACGCCGGCGCCGCCGTTCTCCGAGAGCGCCGAATTCGAAGAGGGCGTGCGGGTGCTGCTGGATTAG